Proteins from a genomic interval of Pseudoruegeria sp. SHC-113:
- a CDS encoding DMT family transporter has product MPQHYLFLIAAILAETVGTTALQASQQFTRLVPSVIVVVAYALAFYLLSLTLKVMPVGIVYAIWSGLGIVFIALIGFLAFGQRLDLPAIIGISLVLAGILVIHLFSKTAGH; this is encoded by the coding sequence ATGCCCCAGCATTACCTCTTCCTGATCGCCGCCATTCTGGCTGAAACCGTCGGCACCACGGCGCTGCAGGCCAGCCAGCAGTTCACGCGACTCGTGCCGTCCGTGATCGTCGTCGTGGCCTATGCGCTGGCCTTCTACCTGCTCTCGCTCACGCTGAAGGTGATGCCGGTGGGCATCGTCTATGCGATCTGGTCTGGGCTGGGGATCGTTTTCATCGCGCTGATCGGCTTTCTGGCCTTCGGTCAGCGGCTGGATCTCCCGGCCATCATCGGCATCAGCCTCGTGCTGGCCGGGATCCTCGTGATCCACCTGTTTTCCAAAACCGCCGGGCACTGA
- the typA gene encoding translational GTPase TypA, whose product MDLRNIAIIAHVDHGKTTLVDELLKQSGAFRENQAVAERAMDSNDLERERGITILAKATSVEWKGTRINIVDTPGHADFGGEVERILSMVDGVVLLVDAAEGPMPQTKFVTSKALALGLRPIVVVNKVDKPDAEPDRALDECFDLFAGLDATDEQLDFPSMYASGRAGWADMELDGPRKDLSALFDLVVEHVPAPRQVENRDKPFRMLATTLGSDPFIGRILTGRVESGTLKTGDTLKALSREGNRIEQFRASKILAFRGLSQQPIDVAEAGDIVTIAGMTTATVADTLCAPEIDIPLPAQPIDPPTITVTFGINDSPLAGRDGKKVQSRVIRERLMKEAEQNVAIRVTDTPGGEAFEVAGRGELQMGVLIENMRREGFELSISRPQVLLREENGQRLEPIEEVTIDVDDEYAGAVIEKVTGPRKGDMIEMRQNGGKTRIIAHVPARGLIGYHGEFLTDTRGTGVMNRVFHDWAPHKGQIPGRRAGVLISMENGTSVAYALWNLEERGKMFIGAQEAVYEGMIIGEHSRDNDLEVNPLKGKKLTNVRASGTDDAVRLTTPVRYSLEEAIAYIDDDELVEVTPNAIRLRKRYLDPHERKRQARAANA is encoded by the coding sequence ATGGACCTTCGCAATATTGCAATCATCGCGCACGTTGACCACGGCAAGACCACCCTCGTGGACGAGCTGCTGAAACAGTCCGGCGCGTTCCGTGAAAACCAGGCCGTGGCAGAAAGAGCCATGGATTCCAACGATCTGGAGCGTGAGCGCGGCATAACGATCCTTGCCAAGGCCACCTCGGTGGAGTGGAAAGGCACGCGCATCAACATCGTCGACACCCCCGGCCACGCCGATTTCGGCGGCGAGGTGGAGCGCATCCTGAGCATGGTGGACGGCGTTGTCCTGCTGGTGGACGCTGCTGAAGGCCCGATGCCGCAGACGAAATTCGTCACCTCCAAGGCGCTTGCCCTCGGCCTGCGCCCGATCGTCGTGGTCAACAAGGTCGACAAGCCAGACGCCGAGCCCGACCGCGCGCTGGATGAATGCTTTGATCTTTTCGCTGGCCTTGACGCAACCGACGAGCAGCTCGATTTCCCCTCCATGTATGCCTCCGGCCGCGCCGGCTGGGCCGATATGGAGCTTGACGGCCCGCGCAAGGATCTCTCCGCGCTGTTTGACCTCGTCGTCGAGCACGTCCCGGCCCCGCGCCAGGTTGAGAACCGCGACAAACCCTTCCGCATGCTGGCCACGACGCTCGGCAGCGATCCTTTCATCGGCCGCATCCTCACGGGCCGCGTGGAAAGCGGCACGCTGAAAACCGGCGACACGCTGAAAGCGCTGTCGCGCGAAGGCAACCGGATCGAGCAGTTCCGCGCCTCAAAGATCCTCGCCTTCCGCGGCCTCTCCCAGCAGCCGATCGACGTGGCCGAGGCCGGCGACATCGTGACGATTGCCGGCATGACGACGGCCACCGTGGCCGACACGCTCTGCGCGCCGGAAATCGACATCCCGCTGCCTGCCCAGCCGATCGACCCGCCCACCATCACCGTGACCTTCGGCATCAACGACAGTCCGCTGGCGGGCCGCGACGGCAAGAAGGTGCAATCGCGCGTGATCCGCGAGCGCCTGATGAAGGAAGCCGAGCAGAACGTGGCGATCCGCGTCACCGACACCCCCGGCGGCGAAGCCTTCGAGGTCGCTGGCCGCGGCGAACTTCAGATGGGCGTGCTGATCGAGAACATGCGCCGCGAAGGGTTCGAGCTGTCGATCTCCCGCCCGCAGGTGCTTCTGCGCGAGGAAAACGGCCAGCGCCTTGAGCCGATCGAGGAAGTCACCATCGACGTGGACGACGAATACGCCGGAGCCGTGATCGAGAAAGTCACCGGCCCGCGCAAAGGCGACATGATCGAGATGCGCCAGAACGGCGGCAAGACCCGCATCATCGCGCACGTCCCGGCCCGTGGCCTCATCGGCTACCACGGCGAATTCCTCACCGACACCCGCGGCACCGGCGTGATGAACCGCGTGTTCCACGATTGGGCCCCGCACAAGGGCCAGATCCCGGGCCGCCGCGCCGGCGTGCTCATCTCGATGGAGAACGGCACCTCCGTGGCCTATGCGCTCTGGAACCTCGAAGAGCGTGGCAAGATGTTCATCGGCGCACAGGAAGCCGTGTACGAAGGCATGATTATCGGCGAGCACAGCCGCGACAACGATCTGGAAGTGAACCCGCTCAAGGGCAAGAAGCTCACCAACGTGCGCGCCTCCGGCACCGACGATGCCGTGCGCCTCACCACGCCCGTGCGCTACTCACTGGAAGAGGCCATCGCCTATATCGACGACGATGAGCTGGTGGAAGTCACCCCCAACGCGATCCGCCTGCGCAAGCGGTACCTCGACCCGCATGAACGCAAGCGCCAGGCCCGCGCGGCTAACGCTTAA
- a CDS encoding YitT family protein: MTFLLDPATPERHSLFEDAFALLVGTALMALAVQILQASGLITGQIAGLSLLTSYATGYSFGAVFFVLNLPFYALAFLRMGARFTAKTFCAVALLTLFTELLPTTLHFESIQPLTGALLAGVVSGAGLLVLFRHGASLGGVGIAALFLQDRVGIKAGWVQLGFDACVFLLAFWLFPAPTVLYSLIGAFVVNLVIAMNHRRDRYIAS; encoded by the coding sequence ATGACATTCCTTCTCGATCCCGCCACGCCCGAACGCCACTCTCTGTTTGAGGACGCTTTCGCGCTGCTCGTCGGCACCGCGCTGATGGCGTTGGCCGTGCAGATCCTGCAGGCCAGCGGGCTGATCACCGGCCAGATCGCGGGGCTTTCGCTGCTCACCTCCTATGCCACGGGCTACAGTTTCGGCGCGGTGTTCTTCGTGCTGAACCTGCCTTTCTACGCACTGGCCTTCCTGCGCATGGGCGCACGGTTCACGGCGAAAACCTTCTGCGCCGTCGCCCTGCTCACGCTGTTCACCGAACTGCTGCCCACTACGCTGCACTTTGAAAGCATCCAACCACTCACCGGCGCGCTGCTGGCGGGGGTTGTTTCGGGCGCGGGGCTGCTTGTGCTGTTCCGCCATGGGGCATCACTCGGCGGCGTCGGCATCGCCGCGCTCTTCCTGCAGGATCGCGTCGGCATCAAGGCGGGCTGGGTGCAGCTTGGCTTTGACGCCTGCGTCTTCCTGCTGGCCTTTTGGCTCTTCCCCGCACCCACGGTGCTCTATTCGCTCATCGGGGCGTTCGTCGTGAACCTCGTGATCGCCATGAACCACCGCCGCGACCGCTACATTGCGAGCTGA
- a CDS encoding gamma-glutamyl kinase, with protein sequence MLVFNKERLVILSVPKTGSTALQAALGDAADLIVRDPPLLKHAPLYRYHRFFKPMLEKFCGPMELVAVIREPLDWMGSWYRYRARPYLSGTENSTEEIDFGTFLTGYMSDPKPPYAEIGAQSKFVARKDGTPGVDHLFAYEEPEHLQRFLEERLERSLVTERLNVSPPRVLDAEAEVIARFRERHKAEFDLWNSARRGNGVSD encoded by the coding sequence ATGCTTGTTTTTAACAAGGAGAGGCTTGTGATCCTGTCGGTTCCCAAGACAGGCAGCACCGCGCTTCAGGCCGCGCTTGGAGATGCGGCCGATCTCATCGTGCGCGATCCGCCCCTCCTGAAACACGCGCCGCTCTATCGCTACCACCGGTTTTTCAAACCCATGCTGGAAAAATTCTGCGGTCCGATGGAGCTTGTCGCCGTCATCCGTGAGCCGCTGGACTGGATGGGGAGCTGGTATCGCTACCGGGCGCGGCCCTATCTTTCGGGCACGGAGAACAGCACCGAAGAGATCGATTTCGGCACTTTCCTGACGGGTTACATGAGCGATCCGAAACCGCCCTATGCCGAGATCGGCGCGCAAAGCAAATTCGTGGCCCGCAAGGATGGTACGCCCGGCGTCGATCACCTGTTTGCCTATGAGGAGCCGGAGCACTTGCAACGCTTCCTCGAAGAACGTCTGGAGCGCAGTCTCGTGACGGAACGGCTCAACGTGTCCCCGCCGCGCGTATTGGACGCCGAGGCCGAAGTGATCGCGCGGTTTCGCGAGCGCCACAAGGCCGAGTTCGATCTCTGGAACAGCGCGCGACGTGGCAATGGCGTTTCGGATTGA
- a CDS encoding DUF1330 domain-containing protein produces MGALWIAHVTVTDEEAYGKYAKLATVAIAEHGGEFIARGGRYVQLEGKERPRNVVARFPSVEAAEACYRSDTYQEALSHARGASERELLIVETSE; encoded by the coding sequence ATGGGCGCGCTCTGGATTGCACATGTCACGGTGACCGACGAGGAAGCCTATGGCAAATACGCCAAGCTCGCGACGGTCGCCATTGCCGAGCACGGCGGGGAATTCATCGCGCGCGGCGGGCGTTACGTGCAGCTTGAAGGCAAAGAGCGCCCGCGCAACGTCGTGGCGCGGTTTCCTTCCGTGGAGGCCGCAGAGGCCTGTTATCGGTCTGATACCTATCAGGAAGCCCTGAGCCATGCGCGTGGGGCGTCGGAACGCGAATTGCTTATCGTCGAGACAAGTGAATGA
- the alaS gene encoding alanine--tRNA ligase translates to MPSLNDIRSTFLDYFGRNDHAVIDSSPLVPRNDPTLMFTNAGMVQFKNVFTGVEQRDYSRAATSQKCVRAGGKHNDLDNVGYTARHHTFFEMLGNFSFGDYFKEEAIPFAWDLITKEYGIDKNRLLVTVYHTDDEAAAIWKKYAGLPDERIIRIPTNDNFWSMGPTGPCGPCTEIFYDHGDHIWGGPPGSPEEDGDRFIEIWNLVFMQFEQFEDGRRENLPKPSIDTGMGLERIGALLQGKHDNYDTDLMRALIEASAHATSQDPDGPGNVHHRVIADHLRSVSFLIADGVMPSNEGRGYVLRRIMRRAMRHAHLLGAKDPVMHRLVPALVQQMGGHFTELRQAQALIEETLKLEETRFRTTLDRGLRLLDDELDGLAEGAALPGAAAFKLYDTYGFPLDLTQDALREKGRTVDTDGFDAAMAEQKAKARAAWSGSGETADAAIWYDLAETHGATEFLGYDTEIAEGQVLAIVQEGAAKASLAEGEEGWMVINQTPYYAESGGQVGDSGTYLKPGGAGVIADTQKMAGGVFAHKLVAGKGGLAVGDALELRVDHARRGTIRANHSATHLLHEALRNTLGDHVAQRGSLNAPDRLRFDFSHGKALSAEEIAQVDAEVNAYIRQNSRVETRIMTPDEARELGAQALFGEKYGDEVRVVSMGTETGSGKGVGGDTYSLELCGGTHVRQTGDIGAFVLTGDSASSAGVRRIEALTGAAALAHLNAQDRKVSAVAGLLKSQAAEIEERVKALLDERKALQNEVAQLRRELAMGGGSGGAGGAEAKEINGVKFLAQALTGVSGKDLPALIDEHKARLGSGAVLLIADAGGKAAVAAGVTEDLTGQLSAVDLVRAAVVELGGKGGGGRADMAQGGGKDAANAEAAIKAAEAVIGG, encoded by the coding sequence ATGCCGAGCCTGAACGATATCCGCTCCACCTTCCTGGACTATTTTGGCCGCAACGATCACGCCGTGATCGACTCCTCGCCGCTCGTCCCGCGCAATGACCCGACGCTGATGTTCACCAACGCGGGCATGGTGCAGTTCAAGAACGTCTTCACCGGCGTCGAGCAGCGCGATTATTCGCGCGCGGCCACCTCGCAGAAATGCGTGCGCGCCGGCGGCAAGCACAACGATCTGGACAACGTCGGCTACACCGCGCGCCACCACACGTTCTTCGAGATGCTTGGCAACTTCTCCTTCGGCGATTACTTCAAGGAAGAGGCGATCCCCTTCGCCTGGGATCTGATCACCAAGGAATACGGGATCGACAAGAACCGCCTGCTGGTGACGGTCTACCACACCGATGATGAAGCGGCCGCAATCTGGAAGAAATACGCGGGCCTGCCCGATGAGCGCATCATCCGCATCCCCACGAACGACAACTTCTGGTCCATGGGCCCGACCGGCCCCTGCGGCCCCTGCACCGAGATCTTCTACGATCACGGCGATCACATCTGGGGTGGCCCTCCGGGCAGCCCGGAAGAGGATGGCGACCGTTTCATCGAGATCTGGAACCTCGTGTTCATGCAGTTCGAGCAGTTCGAAGACGGCCGCCGCGAGAACCTGCCCAAGCCCTCGATCGACACCGGCATGGGGCTGGAGCGCATCGGCGCGCTGCTGCAGGGCAAGCACGACAACTACGACACCGATCTGATGCGCGCGCTGATCGAGGCCTCGGCACATGCCACCAGCCAGGATCCGGACGGCCCCGGCAATGTGCATCACCGCGTGATCGCCGACCACCTGCGCTCGGTCTCGTTCCTGATTGCCGATGGCGTGATGCCGTCCAACGAGGGCCGCGGTTACGTGCTGCGCCGCATTATGCGCCGCGCCATGCGCCACGCGCATCTTCTGGGCGCGAAGGATCCGGTGATGCATCGCCTCGTGCCAGCGCTCGTGCAGCAGATGGGTGGCCATTTCACCGAACTGCGTCAGGCACAGGCCTTGATCGAAGAAACGCTGAAACTGGAAGAAACCCGCTTCCGCACCACGCTGGATCGTGGCCTGCGGCTGCTGGATGACGAGCTCGACGGGCTCGCCGAAGGCGCGGCTCTGCCGGGCGCGGCGGCATTCAAGCTCTACGATACCTACGGCTTCCCGCTCGACCTGACGCAGGACGCTCTGCGTGAAAAGGGCCGCACGGTCGACACCGATGGCTTTGATGCGGCCATGGCCGAGCAGAAGGCCAAGGCGCGCGCTGCGTGGTCGGGCTCCGGCGAAACGGCGGATGCGGCGATCTGGTACGATCTGGCCGAGACGCACGGCGCGACGGAATTCCTTGGCTATGACACCGAAATTGCGGAAGGCCAGGTGCTGGCCATCGTGCAGGAGGGCGCGGCCAAGGCGAGCCTTGCGGAGGGCGAAGAGGGCTGGATGGTGATCAATCAGACGCCGTATTACGCCGAATCCGGTGGCCAGGTGGGCGACTCTGGCACCTATCTGAAACCGGGCGGCGCAGGGGTGATCGCGGATACGCAGAAAATGGCGGGTGGCGTTTTTGCCCATAAGCTGGTGGCCGGCAAAGGCGGGCTTGCGGTGGGTGATGCGCTGGAGCTGCGCGTCGATCACGCGCGGCGCGGCACGATCCGGGCCAACCACTCCGCCACGCACCTGCTGCATGAGGCGCTGCGCAACACGCTGGGCGATCACGTGGCACAGCGCGGCTCGCTCAACGCGCCGGACCGTCTGCGCTTTGACTTCAGCCATGGCAAGGCGCTGTCGGCCGAGGAAATCGCGCAGGTCGATGCCGAGGTGAACGCCTACATCCGCCAGAACAGCCGCGTCGAAACCCGGATCATGACACCGGATGAGGCCCGTGAGCTGGGCGCGCAGGCGCTGTTTGGTGAGAAATACGGCGATGAGGTGCGCGTGGTCTCCATGGGCACTGAAACCGGCTCGGGCAAGGGCGTTGGTGGCGACACCTATTCGCTGGAGCTTTGCGGCGGCACACATGTGCGCCAGACCGGCGACATCGGCGCTTTCGTGCTGACGGGCGACAGTGCCTCCTCTGCGGGCGTGCGCCGGATCGAAGCGCTCACCGGGGCGGCGGCGCTGGCGCATCTGAACGCGCAGGATCGCAAGGTGTCTGCCGTGGCCGGGCTGCTGAAAAGCCAGGCTGCCGAGATCGAGGAGCGCGTGAAAGCGCTGCTGGACGAGCGCAAGGCGCTGCAGAACGAAGTGGCGCAACTGCGCCGCGAGCTGGCCATGGGCGGTGGCTCGGGTGGCGCGGGCGGTGCCGAGGCCAAGGAGATCAATGGCGTGAAATTCCTCGCGCAGGCGCTCACGGGCGTCTCCGGCAAGGATCTTCCGGCGCTGATCGACGAGCACAAAGCGCGGCTTGGGTCCGGCGCGGTGCTGCTGATTGCCGATGCCGGTGGCAAGGCGGCCGTGGCGGCCGGTGTGACGGAGGATCTGACGGGCCAGCTTTCGGCCGTGGATCTGGTCCGTGCGGCGGTGGTTGAACTGGGCGGCAAGGGCGGCGGTGGCCGGGCCGATATGGCGCAGGGTGGCGGCAAGGACGCTGCCAATGCTGAAGCCGCCATCAAGGCCGCTGAAGCCGTGATCGGAGGCTGA
- a CDS encoding NADP-dependent isocitrate dehydrogenase, producing MTKIKVENPIVEMDGDEMTRIMWQFIKDKLILPYLDIDLLYYDLGIEERDRTDDQITVDAAEKTKEVGVAVKCATITPDEARVEEFGLKRMYRSPNGTIRNILGGVIFRQPIICKNVPRLVPGWTQPIVVGRHAYGDQYRATDFHFPGAGKLTLKFEGEDGSVIEKEVFQAPDAGVTMAMYNLDKSIYDFARASFNYGLNLGWPVYLSTKNTILKVYDGRFKDIFAEVYANEFEEKFKAKGIWYEHRLIDDMVASCLKWSGGYVWACKNYDGDVQSDTVAQGFGSLGLMTSQLMTPDGKIVEAEAAHGTVTRHYRQHQAGQQTSTNSIASIFAWTGGLKHRAALDGNAQLTRFAETLEKVIVDTVESGFMTKDLALLVGPDQGWLTTMGFLEKIDENLNKALVG from the coding sequence ATGACCAAGATCAAGGTTGAGAACCCCATCGTCGAGATGGACGGCGATGAGATGACCCGCATCATGTGGCAGTTCATCAAGGACAAGCTGATCCTGCCCTACCTCGATATCGATCTGCTCTATTACGATCTCGGCATCGAAGAGCGCGACCGCACCGATGATCAGATCACCGTGGACGCTGCCGAGAAGACGAAGGAAGTGGGCGTTGCCGTGAAATGCGCCACGATCACACCGGATGAGGCGCGGGTCGAGGAGTTCGGCCTCAAACGCATGTACCGCTCCCCCAACGGCACGATCCGCAACATCCTCGGCGGTGTGATCTTCCGCCAGCCCATCATCTGCAAGAACGTCCCCCGCCTCGTGCCGGGCTGGACGCAGCCCATCGTCGTGGGCCGCCACGCCTATGGCGATCAGTACCGTGCCACCGATTTCCACTTCCCCGGCGCGGGCAAGCTGACGCTGAAATTCGAAGGCGAAGACGGCTCGGTGATTGAGAAAGAGGTGTTCCAAGCGCCCGACGCGGGCGTGACGATGGCGATGTATAACCTCGACAAATCGATCTACGATTTCGCCCGCGCCTCCTTCAATTACGGGCTCAACCTGGGCTGGCCGGTGTATCTTTCCACCAAGAATACCATCCTCAAGGTATACGATGGCCGCTTCAAGGACATCTTCGCCGAAGTCTACGCCAATGAATTCGAAGAGAAATTCAAAGCCAAGGGCATCTGGTACGAACACCGCCTGATCGACGATATGGTCGCCTCCTGTCTGAAATGGTCCGGCGGCTATGTCTGGGCCTGCAAGAACTACGACGGCGACGTGCAGTCCGACACCGTCGCGCAGGGCTTCGGCTCGCTTGGCCTGATGACAAGCCAGCTGATGACCCCGGACGGCAAGATCGTGGAGGCCGAGGCGGCCCATGGCACCGTCACCCGCCACTACCGCCAGCATCAGGCCGGGCAGCAGACCTCGACGAACTCCATCGCCTCCATCTTCGCCTGGACGGGCGGGCTCAAGCACCGCGCCGCGCTCGACGGCAACGCCCAACTCACCCGTTTCGCCGAAACGCTGGAGAAGGTGATCGTGGACACCGTGGAAAGCGGCTTCATGACGAAAGATCTGGCCCTCCTCGTCGGCCCCGATCAGGGCTGGCTCACCACTATGGGCTTCCTTGAGAAGATCGACGAGAACCTGAACAAGGCTCTCGTGGGCTAA
- the recA gene encoding recombinase RecA, which translates to MATADLLSMTDKRSADKQKALDSALAQIERQFGKGSIMKLGQEGAVQEIEATSTGSLGLDIALGIGGLPKGRIIEIYGPESSGKTTLTLHCVAEEQKKGGVCAFVDAEHALDPQYAKKLGVDLDELLISQPDTGEQALEITDTLVRSGAVSMVVVDSVAALTPKSELEGDMGDSSVGVQARLMSQAMRKLTGSIARSNCMVIFINQIRMKIGVMFGSPETTTGGNALKFYSSVRLDIRRIGSVKDRDEVVGNQTRVKVVKNKVAPPFKQVEFDIMYGEGISKTGELLDLGVKAGVVDKSGSWFSYGDQRIGQGRENAKTFLKENAPIAIEIEDKIRAAHGLEFDSDDSDPVDVLDD; encoded by the coding sequence ATGGCGACGGCAGATCTTTTGAGCATGACAGACAAACGCAGCGCAGACAAACAGAAGGCCCTCGATTCGGCCTTGGCCCAGATCGAACGCCAGTTCGGCAAGGGCTCCATCATGAAGCTCGGCCAGGAAGGCGCGGTCCAGGAGATCGAGGCGACCTCCACCGGCTCCCTCGGGCTGGATATCGCCCTTGGCATCGGCGGCCTGCCCAAGGGCCGTATCATCGAGATCTACGGGCCTGAAAGCTCGGGCAAGACGACGCTGACGCTGCATTGCGTGGCGGAAGAGCAGAAAAAAGGCGGCGTTTGTGCCTTCGTGGACGCCGAGCATGCGCTCGATCCGCAATACGCCAAGAAGCTGGGCGTGGATCTGGACGAACTGCTGATTTCGCAGCCCGACACCGGCGAGCAGGCGCTTGAGATCACCGACACGCTGGTGCGCTCCGGTGCGGTGAGCATGGTCGTGGTGGACTCCGTGGCTGCGCTGACGCCGAAATCGGAACTCGAAGGCGATATGGGCGACAGCTCCGTTGGCGTCCAAGCCCGGCTGATGAGCCAGGCGATGCGCAAACTGACGGGCTCCATCGCGCGTTCCAACTGCATGGTGATTTTCATCAACCAGATCCGGATGAAAATCGGCGTGATGTTTGGGAGCCCCGAAACCACCACCGGCGGCAACGCGCTGAAATTCTACTCCTCCGTCCGGCTCGATATCCGCCGCATCGGTTCGGTGAAGGACCGTGATGAGGTCGTGGGCAACCAGACCCGCGTGAAAGTGGTGAAGAACAAGGTCGCGCCGCCGTTCAAACAGGTCGAGTTCGACATCATGTATGGCGAGGGGATCTCCAAGACGGGCGAATTGCTTGATCTGGGCGTGAAAGCCGGCGTCGTCGACAAGTCCGGCTCCTGGTTCTCCTATGGCGACCAGCGGATCGGGCAGGGGCGTGAGAACGCCAAGACCTTTCTGAAGGAAAACGCGCCCATTGCGATCGAGATCGAGGACAAGATCCGAGCGGCGCATGGGTTGGAGTTCGACTCAGACGACAGCGATCCGGTGGACGTTCTGGACGATTGA